One window of Methermicoccus shengliensis DSM 18856 genomic DNA carries:
- a CDS encoding DUF3796 domain-containing protein encodes MNMKKKETKNKLWMNGFLGFLGFLGFQAFSTHNPWQLFFLCFFAFFAHFKYLKEEFKYLGLLGIIGLIVAILGVIGIIEV; translated from the coding sequence ATGAACATGAAAAAAAAGGAAACAAAAAACAAACTTTGGATGAATGGATTTTTAGGATTCTTGGGTTTTCTTGGCTTTCAAGCGTTTAGCACGCACAATCCTTGGCAATTGTTTTTCTTGTGTTTCTTTGCTTTCTTTGCTCATTTCAAATATCTCAAAGAAGAATTCAAATATTTGGGTTTGCTTGGCATAATTGGGTTAATCGTGGCAATACTTGGAGTTATAGGAATAATAGAGGTGTGA
- a CDS encoding HNH endonuclease, producing the protein MTHREPTEEEKRTIIAQHTRDGKVRCYVNDHPIEDEGDIEFHHIKPFSEEGKTEISNLAPVCKEHHRRIRTLSITEFRTRLEMEEFFKSPEPRKLDDVLKKKIGDGNFGKNLTYEILDKGIKLFLQDRSEPMVLSLYTCPSTGYKYFYVTLPVMYIQNDTELQPRPIEMRRLWELYRHLLTHTQLSPAICRLKDNKILLFDGQHKSAAQIWCGRKEIECKVYIEPDVRILKETNLAAHDKLRQMQFFTSVLISKWADLFKEEWGEYLETKGIKSEKGFVEFLERKGKKKSEALNMIRSNIYDSVLDDKDNRIVDYIAERNRTRKNPLTIHSLKQTIFKHFITDAPLDMDIEQSDELREYERKNVIKLLNILAEETLDGKWDPTRNDSSHKVAERIYAAGSLKAWTRMLRDVTAAVLRLYDEDERGKIFLRKISEDDWNLIRGRITRLFEHKLWTDPSPEIDSNLRVNNEKHVKEFFESRGLKVDWILGG; encoded by the coding sequence ATGACGCATCGTGAACCAACAGAAGAAGAAAAGAGGACAATAATAGCTCAACATACTCGGGATGGAAAAGTAAGGTGCTACGTAAATGACCATCCCATCGAGGATGAGGGAGATATAGAATTTCATCATATTAAACCATTTTCTGAAGAAGGGAAGACGGAAATATCAAATTTGGCACCGGTTTGTAAAGAACATCACAGAAGAATACGCACATTATCAATTACCGAATTTAGAACTAGATTAGAAATGGAGGAATTTTTTAAATCACCAGAACCAAGGAAATTAGACGATGTATTAAAGAAAAAAATTGGTGATGGAAACTTTGGAAAAAACCTGACTTATGAAATATTAGATAAGGGCATAAAGTTATTCTTACAAGATAGATCAGAACCAATGGTTCTTTCACTTTATACATGCCCATCTACAGGCTATAAGTATTTCTATGTAACTTTGCCTGTGATGTATATTCAAAACGATACCGAGTTACAACCAAGACCTATAGAGATGAGGAGATTATGGGAATTATATAGACATCTGCTTACCCATACACAACTTTCTCCAGCTATTTGTCGTTTAAAGGACAATAAAATTTTATTGTTTGATGGACAACATAAATCTGCAGCTCAAATTTGGTGTGGCAGAAAGGAAATTGAATGTAAAGTTTATATCGAGCCAGACGTGAGAATACTTAAAGAAACAAACCTTGCTGCCCATGATAAATTAAGACAAATGCAATTCTTTACCTCGGTTCTAATAAGTAAGTGGGCAGATTTGTTCAAAGAGGAATGGGGGGAATATCTTGAGACTAAAGGAATAAAGTCAGAAAAAGGATTTGTTGAATTCCTAGAAAGGAAGGGGAAAAAGAAATCAGAGGCCCTTAATATGATTCGAAGTAATATATACGATTCCGTTTTGGACGATAAAGATAACAGAATTGTAGATTACATAGCAGAAAGAAACCGTACAAGAAAAAATCCATTGACTATTCACAGCTTAAAACAGACGATTTTTAAGCATTTTATTACCGATGCACCTTTGGATATGGATATAGAGCAATCTGACGAGCTTCGAGAATATGAAAGAAAAAATGTTATCAAATTACTAAATATTTTAGCAGAAGAAACCTTAGATGGAAAGTGGGATCCTACAAGAAATGATAGTAGTCATAAAGTAGCAGAGCGTATATACGCTGCTGGTTCATTAAAGGCTTGGACTCGCATGTTACGAGACGTTACCGCAGCAGTTTTAAGATTATATGATGAAGATGAAAGAGGAAAAATATTCTTAAGGAAAATCTCAGAGGATGATTGGAATCTTATCAGAGGACGAATAACACGGCTTTTTGAACATAAATTGTGGACTGATCCGTCTCCGGAAATTGATAGCAATTTAAGAGTTAATAATGAGAAACATGTAAAAGAATTTTTTGAAAGTAGAGGATTAAAGGTAGATTGGATTTTAGGAGGTTAA
- a CDS encoding phytoene desaturase family protein, with amino-acid sequence MEGNMENNRKIPGMLYILVSFVPWIVYWVLCGMGNRLGVVIPLAISLLLVIPQIHKRDFNLMDLTSLLYFSTATAVTFIFNLNVFVEKSGFLGYFTLFLMALFSLIIKQPYTLQVSKRDYPEIYWKEKSFLAINNIITGVWAVIFIANATIFYLDMPSTIILSNTLIALGIAFSIVFPLKAPAYFASKEFKKYDWSVEVTQKPKGENEYDVIIVGSGIAGLSCGALLSKRGYKVLVLEQHYQVGGYCSSFKRMGFVFNTGVSDVSGLWEKGPVAYLLRELGLKREDLFVRNTIRYIFKGGGVEAQNLEEFMRKLSDMFPEEKENIYAFFDEAKKAYEECYKDLVYGIPLPAELIVKVFGDKKLLDYPKEHPHFYDWMNKTFRQKLDEYFKNEELKTLLCALLGYTGTEADKTPASNALTAVVSYYIHGGYFPRGGAQRFANSLKEVIESHGGKVLLRHKVDKILIGNGKVEGVKVGNKVFRAPIVVANANAKTTFLELVGENHLDARFVEYLKTLKMSPSCFAVFLGVDADLTEYPTIVVDLDDGYYVVINSNADPSLAPKGKASVTILMGANYYDFPERETKEYLEKKREFAEMLIKKVEKLIPNLSQHIIVQDAATPKTFERYTSMPEGAIYAFDQSIDTRRPYFKTPVRGLYLASASTFPGGGIEAVVISGMICADDICNWEIKQ; translated from the coding sequence ATGGAAGGAAATATGGAAAACAATAGAAAAATACCCGGTATGCTCTATATACTTGTTTCTTTTGTTCCATGGATTGTTTACTGGGTTCTGTGCGGTATGGGGAACAGGTTGGGCGTAGTCATCCCTCTCGCAATCTCTTTACTTCTCGTAATCCCTCAAATTCATAAACGGGATTTTAATCTGATGGATCTCACATCTCTTCTCTATTTCAGCACAGCCACAGCAGTTACGTTCATTTTCAACCTGAACGTATTTGTTGAGAAAAGCGGTTTTCTCGGTTACTTTACTTTGTTTCTAATGGCATTATTTTCTCTAATCATCAAACAACCCTACACCCTTCAGGTTTCGAAAAGGGATTATCCAGAGATTTACTGGAAGGAGAAATCATTTCTGGCCATCAACAACATAATTACTGGAGTCTGGGCAGTAATCTTCATAGCAAACGCAACCATATTTTATCTCGATATGCCCTCTACCATAATCCTTTCAAACACTTTAATTGCTCTTGGTATAGCGTTTTCAATTGTTTTTCCCTTGAAAGCACCCGCTTACTTTGCTTCAAAGGAATTCAAGAAATATGATTGGAGCGTTGAGGTAACTCAAAAGCCAAAAGGAGAAAACGAGTATGATGTGATTATCGTAGGCTCTGGCATTGCTGGCTTAAGCTGCGGTGCTTTACTCTCAAAGAGAGGATACAAGGTTTTAGTTTTGGAGCAACATTATCAGGTTGGAGGCTACTGCTCATCCTTTAAAAGGATGGGTTTCGTTTTCAATACTGGCGTCTCAGATGTAAGCGGTTTATGGGAGAAAGGTCCTGTCGCCTATCTTCTCAGAGAGCTTGGGCTAAAAAGAGAAGATTTGTTTGTTAGAAATACAATAAGGTACATCTTCAAGGGCGGGGGAGTTGAAGCTCAAAACCTGGAGGAATTCATGAGAAAGCTTTCAGATATGTTTCCAGAAGAAAAGGAGAACATTTACGCATTCTTTGATGAAGCTAAAAAAGCATATGAGGAGTGCTACAAAGATCTGGTTTATGGCATTCCCTTGCCAGCTGAACTAATCGTTAAGGTTTTTGGAGATAAAAAGCTCTTGGATTATCCTAAGGAGCATCCACACTTCTACGACTGGATGAACAAAACATTCAGGCAAAAGCTCGATGAATACTTCAAAAATGAGGAGTTAAAGACTTTACTCTGTGCCTTGTTAGGCTATACAGGAACAGAAGCAGATAAAACTCCCGCAAGCAACGCGCTTACTGCTGTAGTTTCATACTACATCCATGGGGGGTACTTTCCAAGAGGGGGAGCTCAAAGATTTGCAAACAGCTTGAAGGAGGTTATTGAGAGCCACGGTGGTAAAGTCTTGCTTAGGCATAAGGTAGATAAGATACTGATCGGGAACGGAAAAGTTGAGGGTGTAAAGGTTGGAAACAAAGTTTTCAGAGCCCCGATTGTTGTGGCAAATGCAAACGCAAAAACCACTTTCTTAGAACTCGTTGGAGAGAATCATTTGGATGCGAGATTCGTTGAATACTTAAAAACCCTGAAGATGTCTCCTTCCTGCTTTGCGGTGTTCTTAGGGGTTGATGCAGACCTAACCGAATATCCAACGATTGTCGTAGATTTGGATGATGGATATTATGTTGTGATAAACTCGAATGCCGACCCAAGTTTGGCACCGAAAGGCAAGGCAAGCGTTACAATATTAATGGGCGCCAATTATTATGATTTTCCAGAAAGGGAAACAAAAGAGTATTTAGAAAAGAAGAGAGAGTTTGCTGAGATGCTAATCAAGAAGGTTGAGAAACTTATTCCAAATTTGAGTCAGCATATAATTGTTCAGGATGCGGCAACACCTAAAACATTCGAGAGATACACCTCTATGCCGGAAGGGGCAATCTATGCATTTGATCAATCGATTGACACCAGAAGACCTTACTTTAAAACTCCAGTAAGGGGCTTGTATCTGGCAAGTGCTTCAACTTTCCCGGGTGGTGGAATAGAAGCAGTAGTAATATCAGGAATGATCTGTGCAGACGATATATGTAACTGGGAGATTAAGCAATGA
- a CDS encoding DUF3796 domain-containing protein — translation MKKGKQLRNKLWMNGFLGFLGFLGFQAFSLHNPWWLFFFCFFGFFAHFKHLKEELKYLGLFGVIGLIVAIFEVMGVMEV, via the coding sequence ATGAAAAAAGGAAAGCAATTAAGAAATAAGCTCTGGATGAATGGATTTTTAGGGTTCTTGGGATTCCTTGGCTTTCAAGCGTTTAGCTTGCATAATCCGTGGTGGTTGTTTTTCTTCTGCTTTTTTGGATTCTTTGCTCATTTCAAGCATCTAAAAGAAGAACTCAAATATCTGGGTTTGTTTGGTGTGATTGGGCTAATTGTGGCGATATTCGAGGTTATGGGAGTAATGGAGGTGTGA
- a CDS encoding small multi-drug export protein, translating to MEIKRGDVQVAILKLFLPFVFGGLLLAIEDFVSGERWPQVYSLMALYFVPPFGKESVIPLAIALGLHPLHIALTLASMDAITSLFVLWNFPLFSRLPLMRGVIRKVEDWSEQFFGRHSWARKLTYLSLFLFVLVPAQGSGGVSAAILGYILSLDSRRVWVVIVLASLLSCLLLAYLTNGILSILS from the coding sequence ATGGAGATAAAAAGAGGGGATGTGCAGGTCGCCATCCTGAAGCTATTTTTGCCGTTCGTCTTCGGGGGTCTTCTCCTTGCCATAGAGGATTTCGTCTCGGGAGAAAGATGGCCCCAGGTTTACTCCCTCATGGCACTGTACTTCGTTCCGCCGTTTGGAAAGGAATCAGTCATCCCCCTCGCCATCGCCCTCGGGCTACATCCGCTGCACATCGCCCTCACGCTGGCCTCGATGGACGCCATTACATCGTTATTTGTGCTGTGGAACTTTCCCCTTTTCTCCAGGCTTCCCCTCATGAGGGGTGTGATAAGGAAGGTGGAGGACTGGAGTGAACAGTTCTTTGGACGCCATTCCTGGGCGAGAAAGCTCACGTACCTATCTCTGTTTTTGTTCGTACTCGTGCCTGCCCAGGGATCTGGCGGCGTCTCGGCCGCCATTCTCGGGTACATCCTCTCCCTCGATAGCAGGCGGGTTTGGGTGGTTATAGTGCTGGCGTCCCTCCTGAGCTGCCTGCTGCTCGCCTACTTGACGAATGGAATCCTTTCAATCCTGTCTTAG
- a CDS encoding DEAD/DEAH box helicase gives MNAILNEFNTTLIEKFDFSLRPYQEYVIRNIADSIVQGNRFVVVSMPTGSGKTLIEIFTAYYNLKTTNSRVLVLEPTRFLCDQMYSKLWSKLFDNIIGKEYEGNCHSFLDANKKIVISTPQTALKCASTIKGEFNAVIIDEIHHAFGGKYYSELLVELNPNFVFGFTALLPSKKRYSLDFRVQSLLGEPTILNYDFKKLSEIDSSFQPPKAIADLFDAEMDEIEENVYEKLFCGTIDGDPRTIKFLENTLVRYGKRAFCESLKRAIAKNKISDDPEFTRLCNSNKPSHKARILSEILSVYDVKNNDELKPVIVFTSRKATAYEFKEVIVSSIGLSSHKVEVLTSDMSKEERLDLMRRAREGHIDVIISTLVGEEGVDIPEAGLLIMSDTPRSPLRFYQRLGRLIRLASPRKVKYLVISLTPKTREYGDLDEALWNLYGEGVDVSYIIYNLDEKGPESRILDILDKFSNIYNDVAIPFTLITQGRELSNPINYLLNLAKNDKRFLEALKNMGFNVESDEELSRIFFITLTFPFWLRCHDDIKNTLNQIDKIISRSSFSKVLDKSIKENHVFYIYDVEKLSDFIAEELKRLYDYCKSEGENYCENVFFRLDRKSILRLFMRIFPFKQFEGVKKRINDQVDTFEETLKNFKETNNLRIYVDYGRYNDRNKSLFPKIIISVSVGVWIRLEVQINHYNISNENKDTYEKILELIELNLLAIGYRGVEKFLELYEE, from the coding sequence ATGAATGCTATACTCAATGAGTTTAATACCACGCTTATTGAGAAGTTTGATTTTTCACTTAGACCTTATCAGGAGTACGTGATTAGGAACATTGCTGATTCTATTGTACAGGGGAATAGGTTTGTTGTTGTTTCCATGCCCACTGGAAGCGGTAAAACATTAATTGAAATATTCACAGCATATTACAACCTTAAAACTACCAATTCACGCGTTTTGGTGCTTGAGCCGACCAGATTCTTATGTGACCAAATGTATTCTAAATTATGGAGCAAACTTTTTGATAATATCATTGGAAAGGAATATGAGGGAAATTGTCACAGTTTTTTAGATGCAAATAAAAAAATCGTCATATCAACCCCTCAAACAGCATTAAAATGTGCATCCACCATAAAGGGGGAGTTTAATGCTGTAATTATAGATGAGATCCACCATGCATTTGGAGGAAAGTATTATAGTGAACTGTTAGTAGAGTTGAATCCCAACTTTGTATTTGGTTTTACAGCATTACTCCCTAGTAAAAAAAGATATTCGTTAGATTTTAGAGTGCAATCACTATTAGGTGAGCCTACAATTTTAAATTATGATTTTAAAAAGTTGTCTGAAATAGACTCCTCATTCCAACCACCAAAAGCCATTGCAGACTTGTTTGATGCTGAAATGGACGAAATTGAAGAAAACGTGTATGAGAAACTATTTTGTGGTACTATTGATGGTGACCCAAGAACAATTAAATTTCTCGAAAATACGTTAGTCCGTTATGGTAAAAGGGCCTTTTGTGAAAGTCTAAAAAGAGCAATAGCAAAAAATAAGATTTCAGATGACCCAGAATTCACAAGGTTATGTAATTCTAACAAACCCTCCCATAAAGCCCGGATATTAAGTGAGATACTCTCTGTATATGATGTCAAAAACAATGATGAATTAAAACCTGTTATAGTGTTTACATCACGTAAGGCTACAGCTTATGAGTTTAAGGAAGTAATAGTGAGTTCTATTGGGTTATCGTCTCATAAAGTTGAAGTATTAACAAGTGACATGAGTAAAGAGGAGAGATTGGATTTAATGAGGAGGGCTAGGGAGGGGCATATTGATGTCATCATTTCCACACTTGTTGGTGAGGAGGGTGTTGACATTCCCGAGGCGGGATTGCTTATAATGAGTGATACCCCAAGAAGTCCTTTGAGATTTTATCAACGTTTGGGTCGCCTCATTAGGCTGGCAAGTCCAAGGAAAGTAAAATATCTGGTAATTTCCCTAACTCCAAAAACGAGGGAGTATGGGGACCTGGATGAAGCATTATGGAATTTGTATGGTGAGGGTGTGGATGTGAGTTATATTATATACAATTTAGATGAGAAGGGCCCAGAATCAAGAATATTGGACATACTCGACAAATTTTCAAATATTTACAATGATGTTGCTATCCCATTTACCCTCATAACCCAAGGGAGAGAACTAAGTAATCCAATAAACTATCTTTTGAATCTCGCCAAAAATGATAAAAGATTTTTGGAGGCTCTTAAAAATATGGGTTTTAATGTGGAATCTGATGAAGAACTTAGTAGGATATTTTTTATAACACTCACATTCCCGTTTTGGTTGAGATGTCATGATGATATTAAAAATACCTTAAACCAAATAGATAAAATCATAAGCAGGAGTAGTTTTAGTAAAGTATTGGACAAATCAATAAAAGAAAACCATGTATTCTATATTTATGATGTAGAAAAACTATCCGATTTTATAGCTGAAGAATTGAAAAGATTGTATGATTATTGTAAATCAGAAGGAGAAAACTACTGTGAAAATGTGTTTTTTAGGTTAGACAGAAAGTCAATATTGAGGTTGTTTATGAGGATATTTCCTTTTAAACAATTTGAGGGTGTTAAAAAGAGGATTAACGACCAAGTAGATACATTTGAAGAAACTCTTAAAAATTTCAAAGAAACCAACAATCTCCGCATATACGTAGATTATGGTAGGTATAATGACAGGAATAAATCACTTTTCCCTAAAATTATCATATCTGTAAGTGTTGGGGTATGGATACGTTTAGAGGTCCAGATAAACCATTACAACATAAGTAATGAAAACAAAGATACATATGAGAAAATTTTAGAGTTAATAGAACTTAACCTGCTTGCAATAGGATACAGAGGTGTAGAGAAATTCCTTGAACTTTATGAGGAATAA
- a CDS encoding HepT-like ribonuclease domain-containing protein, whose amino-acid sequence MSKRGDKEYLKDILIACENIIEYSVGYDFNMFMSDRKTQDAILRNIEIIGEAVKNISDEIKKKYPKVEWREIARTRDKLIHSYFGVDLDVVWDIITLDIPRLQQQIEEIIKKKGGTMNSSVRSSLEVFGFLALGTFGSANKRVSGSGTSCLHQNAFARFITVQSIYNLMSKK is encoded by the coding sequence ATGTCTAAAAGAGGAGATAAAGAATATTTAAAAGATATTCTTATTGCGTGCGAAAATATTATTGAATATAGCGTTGGTTATGATTTCAATATGTTTATGAGTGATAGAAAAACCCAAGATGCTATACTCAGGAATATTGAAATTATAGGCGAAGCCGTAAAAAACATCTCTGATGAAATAAAGAAAAAATATCCTAAAGTTGAGTGGCGAGAAATTGCTAGAACTAGAGATAAACTTATCCATTCTTATTTTGGTGTAGATCTTGATGTGGTGTGGGATATAATTACCTTAGACATTCCGAGATTACAACAACAAATCGAAGAAATAATAAAAAAGAAGGGTGGGACAATGAATAGCAGCGTGCGGAGCTCTTTGGAAGTCTTCGGCTTCCTAGCCCTCGGTACGTTCGGGTCTGCTAACAAGCGGGTATCTGGCTCCGGCACTTCGTGCCTACACCAAAATGCCTTCGCAAGATTTATAACTGTGCAATCCATTTACAATTTGATGAGCAAAAAATGA
- a CDS encoding nucleotidyltransferase family protein → MMNNMDREDIIELLKKNKNELKKFGVKKMGIFGSFSRDEGREDSDVDIFVEFEKGKATFKNFAGLIDYLENLFGRPIDILTPAGIESIRIKDVKEHIKREIVYV, encoded by the coding sequence ATGATGAACAATATGGATAGGGAAGACATTATTGAGCTGTTAAAGAAAAATAAAAACGAACTTAAAAAGTTCGGAGTAAAAAAAATGGGAATATTTGGGTCATTTAGTAGAGATGAGGGAAGGGAGGATAGTGATGTTGATATTTTTGTGGAATTTGAAAAAGGAAAGGCAACATTTAAGAATTTTGCTGGACTAATAGACTATTTGGAGAACTTATTTGGGAGGCCCATAGATATTTTGACACCGGCAGGTATAGAATCTATAAGAATAAAAGATGTAAAGGAGCATATAAAAAGAGAGATTGTGTATGTCTAA